The Aphelocoma coerulescens isolate FSJ_1873_10779 chromosome 2, UR_Acoe_1.0, whole genome shotgun sequence genome contains a region encoding:
- the LOC138106884 gene encoding ribosyldihydronicotinamide dehydrogenase [quinone]-like — protein MAGKKVLIVYAHQEPKSFNGSLLKIAVEELTKQGCSVTVSDLYAMQFEPRATRNDIVGHLHNPKAFNYGVETWEAYKRGGLSKDVVEEQKKVQEADLLIFQFPLFWFSMPAILKGWMDRVLVQGFAYDLSKAYDGGLLQGKLSLFSFTTGGPQEIYSKEGISGDIRCVLWPMQHGIMHFCGVKVLEPHISYAPERVSGEKRKEMLTAWSQRLKTLWKEEPIDCSPAWYFK, from the exons ATGGCAG GGAAGAAAGTCCTGATAGTCTATGCACATCAAGAGCCCAAGTCCTTCAACGGGTCTTTGTTGAAGATTGCTGTGGAAGAATTGACCAAGCAGGGCTGCAGTGTCACCGTGTCGGATTTATATGCCATGCAGTTTGAGCCCAGAGCAACAAGAAATGACATTGTTG GTCACCTGCACAACCCAAAAGCGTTCAATTACGGTGTGGAGACCTGGGAAGCTTACAAGAGAGGAGGTTTGTCCAAAGACGTGGTTGAAGAGCAGAAGAAGGTGCAGGAAGCAGACCTGCTGATTTTTCAG TTTCCCTTGTTTTGGTTCAGCATGCCTGCGATCCTGAAGGGCTGGATGGACAGAGTCCTGGTCCAAGGCTTTGCTTATGATTTGTCAAAGGCTTATGATGGTGGTTTGCTCCAG GGCAAATTATCCCTGTTTTCTTTCACCACGGGAGGCCCCCAAGAGATTTATTCAAAAGAAGGTATCAGTGGTGATATTCGCTGTGTCCTGTGGCCCATGCAG CATGGAATCATGCACTTCTGTGGTGTCAAAGTCCTTGAACCTCACATCTCCTATGCTCCAGAGCGTGTCTCTggggagaagaggaaggagatgCTGACTGCCTGGAGCCAGCGTCTGAAGACTCTTTGGAAGGAAGAACCCATAGACTGCTCTCCTGCGTGGTATTTCAAGTAG